Proteins from one Uranotaenia lowii strain MFRU-FL unplaced genomic scaffold, ASM2978415v1 HiC_scaffold_117, whole genome shotgun sequence genomic window:
- the LOC129759170 gene encoding chymotrypsin-2-like, whose protein sequence is MSLNFYLICFIIAASGIARLHGSRIPRLSNHKVVGGHDANPGEAPFQISLFLGDRFQCGGSIINKHWILTAAHCIEYEDESRMSILAGTNSLSNGDGRRYQVDRHVAHPKYDSPWKHNDIGLIRLKEALEFGELVEPIEINREAIPEGSPVKLSGWGLTDSQAADVPDALQILDLLVSSEGECTVAHEVIFEGHICTFTKFGEGACFGDSGGPLTFEGKLAGIVSFGAPCAIGYPDVFTRVSFYQDWIEETIANDL, encoded by the exons TCATCGCAGCAAGTG GTATCGCGAGGCTGCATGGATCGCGAATTCCTCGATTAAGCAACCATAAGGTGGTCGGTGGCCACGATGCCAATCCCGGAGAAGCCCCGTTCCAGATATCGTTGTTCCTTGGTGATAGATTCCAATGTGGTGGAAGCATAATCAACAAGCACTGGATTCTTACGGCAGCCCACTGCATCGAATACGAAGACGAATCTCGCATGTCCATTCTGGCAGGAACCAATAGTTTGTCCAATGGAGATGGTCGCCGGTATCAGGTGGATCGGCACGTTGCTCATCCCAAGTACGACTCGCCATGGAAACACAATGACATCGGACTGATCCGGTTGAAGGAAGCGCTGGAATTCGGAGAGCTGGTTGAGCCGATCGAAATTAACCGGGAAGCGATTCCGGAAGGTTCCCCGGTGAAGCTGTCCGGTTGGGGGCTAACTGATTCACAAGCAGCAGATGTGCCGGATGCGTTGCAAATTTTGGACTTGCTCGTATCCTCCGAAGGGGAATGTACTGTTGCTCACGAGGTGATTTTTGAAGGTCACATATGCACTTTCACGAAATTTGGCGAGGGAGCATGTTTT GGTGATTCCGGTGGTCCGTTGACGTTCGAAGGAAAACTAGCGGGTATCGTCAGCTTTGGAGCCCCTTGTGCCATAGGATATCCGGATGTGTTTACTCGAGTATCGTTCTATCAGGACTGGATTGAGGAGACAATTGCAAATGATCTGTGA